Proteins from a single region of Chryseobacterium sp. W4I1:
- a CDS encoding homoserine kinase yields the protein MKKIKIKVPATVANLVCGFDILGMAIHEPYDEMELKLLDTPEIIIRHEDHFGLPEDPSHNVAGVVLRNIQQHFQLTKGFEVTIRKHIKPGSGLGSSAASAAGAAFGANALLGNIMSNEEMIYFAMFGEELASGVRHADNIAPCIYGGITLVKSSSPIDIIPLNTPDLFVSAVHPQVEVKTSDARQILKKNILLKDAVQQWGNIAGLVAGILKNDVSLIGRSLNDVIIEPVRSILIPKFDEIKTKSLEAGALGGGISGSGPSIFMLAEKKETAEKVSQLMKSVYDEIGIESFVYVSKINPSGIQIVEEG from the coding sequence ATGAAAAAGATAAAAATAAAAGTTCCGGCTACCGTTGCCAATCTGGTTTGTGGCTTTGATATCCTGGGAATGGCCATCCATGAGCCTTATGACGAAATGGAGCTGAAATTACTGGATACCCCGGAAATCATCATCAGGCATGAAGATCATTTTGGTCTTCCCGAAGATCCTTCGCACAATGTAGCCGGGGTTGTACTCCGGAATATCCAACAGCACTTTCAATTAACAAAAGGGTTTGAAGTAACGATCCGAAAACATATAAAACCGGGCAGCGGGCTCGGTTCCAGTGCGGCAAGTGCTGCAGGAGCTGCTTTTGGGGCTAATGCTCTGTTGGGAAATATCATGTCTAATGAGGAAATGATTTACTTTGCAATGTTTGGGGAAGAACTTGCTTCCGGGGTTCGCCATGCAGACAATATTGCCCCATGCATTTATGGCGGCATTACCTTGGTAAAATCCTCCTCTCCTATTGATATTATTCCGCTCAACACTCCGGATTTGTTTGTATCAGCCGTACATCCTCAGGTAGAGGTCAAAACTTCCGATGCAAGGCAGATCTTGAAGAAAAATATTTTGTTGAAAGATGCTGTTCAACAGTGGGGAAATATCGCAGGACTGGTAGCCGGCATCCTGAAAAATGATGTCTCTCTGATCGGAAGAAGCCTGAATGATGTAATTATAGAGCCTGTACGGAGCATTCTGATTCCAAAATTTGACGAAATCAAAACAAAAAGTTTAGAAGCTGGTGCATTAGGAGGCGGAATTTCAGGGTCCGGGCCTTCCATTTTTATGCTGGCAGAGAAAAAAGAAACAGCAGAAAAAGTCTCACAACTGATGAAATCTGTTTACGATGAGATCGGGATCGAGAGTTTTGTATATGTTTCAAAAATAAATCCATCAGGAATCCAGATCGTTGAGGAGGGTTAA
- the folB gene encoding dihydroneopterin aldolase produces the protein MSKIFLEEIKIYAYHGVLPEENIIGTYYILNTELHTDLWKAAETDDLNDTISYADINEIIHKEMNVKSKLLEHVAGRIIMKISESFPQISYIKLKITKTSPPMQGEMKGASIELEKSFKPDGQ, from the coding sequence ATGAGCAAGATCTTTCTTGAAGAGATAAAAATATATGCATACCATGGTGTACTTCCCGAAGAAAACATCATCGGAACCTATTATATTTTAAATACAGAGCTGCATACGGATCTTTGGAAAGCTGCGGAAACGGATGACCTGAATGATACCATCAGCTATGCCGACATCAATGAGATCATCCACAAGGAAATGAACGTTAAATCTAAATTACTGGAACATGTTGCCGGGAGGATTATTATGAAGATCAGCGAAAGTTTTCCCCAGATTTCATATATTAAATTGAAGATCACAAAAACTTCTCCCCCGATGCAAGGCGAAATGAAGGGAGCAAGCATTGAACTGGAAAAAAGTTTCAAACCTGATGGGCAATAA
- the thrC gene encoding threonine synthase: MNYYNLKDKQETVDFKTASIKSQGRQKGLFFPENIPQFEKEFIQNLHLYSDEEIAFRCMKDFINEEIPAEIIQEIAAETISFEIPLKKINDRISVLELFHGPTLAFKDVGARFMSRCLSYFLKNENKKVTVLVATSGDTGGAVAHGFYNVPGINVVILYPKNRVSQVQEKQLTALGGNISALEVNGNFDDCQDLVKQAFGDENINTELFLTSANSINIARWLPQQIYYLLALKQWKQQENENPVICVPSGNFGNICAGLLAYFRGLPVEHFVAACNENDVVPDYLKTNQYQPKKAAATLSNAMDVGDPSNFTRILELFDHQFEKLKTVVSGYSINDRSTLETIKEVYEKYGYILDPHSAVAFASLEQYLNENSGKKGFILGTAHPVKFPEAVEKAVPITIEIPASLEALMKKDKKTVEINPDFEELKRFLLNKNQEQ; encoded by the coding sequence ATGAATTATTATAATCTAAAAGACAAGCAGGAGACCGTTGATTTTAAAACTGCTTCTATAAAAAGCCAGGGCAGGCAAAAAGGACTATTTTTTCCGGAAAATATTCCTCAGTTTGAAAAAGAGTTTATTCAAAATTTACATCTCTATTCTGATGAAGAGATCGCCTTCAGATGTATGAAAGATTTTATCAATGAAGAAATTCCTGCTGAAATAATACAAGAAATCGCTGCCGAAACAATCAGTTTTGAAATTCCTTTGAAAAAAATCAATGACCGGATATCTGTTCTGGAACTTTTTCATGGCCCAACTTTAGCATTTAAAGATGTAGGCGCGAGATTTATGAGCCGCTGCCTGTCTTATTTTCTGAAGAATGAAAATAAAAAAGTAACGGTTCTTGTGGCCACTTCCGGTGATACAGGCGGAGCTGTTGCACATGGGTTTTATAATGTTCCGGGAATCAATGTGGTCATTCTTTATCCTAAAAATAGGGTGAGCCAGGTTCAGGAAAAACAGCTTACTGCGCTCGGTGGAAATATTTCTGCATTGGAGGTCAACGGAAATTTCGATGACTGTCAGGATCTCGTGAAGCAGGCTTTTGGGGATGAAAATATTAATACCGAACTGTTTTTGACTTCTGCCAATTCGATCAATATCGCCAGGTGGCTTCCTCAGCAGATCTATTATTTACTAGCTTTGAAACAATGGAAACAACAGGAGAATGAAAACCCTGTGATCTGTGTTCCAAGTGGAAATTTCGGAAATATCTGTGCAGGGCTTCTGGCTTATTTCAGAGGACTTCCGGTGGAACATTTTGTTGCAGCCTGTAATGAAAATGATGTGGTTCCGGATTACTTAAAAACCAATCAATATCAACCTAAAAAAGCTGCTGCAACCTTATCCAATGCCATGGATGTGGGAGATCCAAGCAATTTCACCAGAATTCTGGAACTTTTTGACCATCAATTTGAAAAGCTGAAGACTGTGGTTTCCGGATATTCCATAAATGATCGTTCTACATTAGAAACAATTAAAGAAGTCTATGAAAAATATGGTTATATTCTGGATCCTCACAGTGCCGTTGCATTTGCTTCCCTGGAACAATATCTCAATGAGAATTCTGGCAAAAAAGGATTTATACTGGGAACTGCCCATCCGGTGAAATTCCCGGAAGCTGTAGAAAAAGCAGTACCTATCACTATTGAGATCCCTGCAAGCCTGGAAGCCCTGATGAAAAAGGATAAAAAAACTGTAGAAATAAACCCGGATTTTGAAGAATTAAAACGATTTTTGCTGAATAAAAATCAGGAACAATGA
- the thrA gene encoding bifunctional aspartate kinase/homoserine dehydrogenase I: MKILKFGGTSVANARNILLAENIIKKESSQNRVIVVVSALHNVTDSLIKAAEYASFKDESYIPIIKKLEESHLDLVKKLIPVLEQSTWLSFVKKHFNDMEDIYNGIFVLGEFTNKIRDRITSYGEFLSSNIIAARLQCEGLDCVWMNAADHIKTDDSFTNAKVDFDATEVNLKNYVTNHQNQIIIAPGFVAKDQNGNATTLGRGGSDYTAAIIAAAVSAEELQIWTDVSGMMTADPRLVSNAKPIPEISYHEAMELSHFGAKVLYPPSIQPVMVKNIALKIKNTFDPDAPGTLISHSLNQPANEERQIAAGVSNMSHIALLTLEGSGMVGIPGISAKLFQCLSFEKINVILITQGSSEHSITIAVNEKDMYEAENIVNSTFEDDIRLYKMAPVKIETGLSIVALVGENMKNRSGICAKMFGCLGNNGINIRAIAQGSSERNISIVVSEKDIRKAVNVLHEEFFESEIKQVHLYLCGTGNVGSKLIQQIYEQNAYLQENHLINLRIAGISNSRKMLFADKGIPENEFSSWSENATEATIQGFAGEIISRNLRNSVFIDVTASSQVPEVYESLLKRSINIVACNKIAASSDFEKYKNLKYTARNHNCHFHFETNVGAGLPVIGTINDLMKSGDKITSIQAVLSGTLNFVFNHYDGSKTFSEVVAQAQKEGYTEPDPRLDLTGTDVARKILILAREAGYPLQFESIENESFLPEECLQGSVEDFYAKLTEYEDHFKSLLNNAKKDGKILKYTAEFRDGKAKVGLQHAAPDSDLFHLYGKDNIVIFKTLRYSEQPLVVKGAGAGAEVTASGVFADIIRSV, translated from the coding sequence ATGAAAATCTTAAAATTCGGCGGTACATCCGTTGCTAATGCCCGGAATATTCTTCTGGCAGAAAATATTATTAAAAAAGAATCCTCACAGAACAGGGTCATTGTTGTAGTTTCAGCGCTCCATAATGTTACAGACAGTCTGATAAAAGCGGCAGAATATGCTTCTTTTAAAGATGAGAGCTATATCCCTATCATAAAAAAACTTGAAGAAAGCCATCTTGATCTTGTTAAAAAACTGATCCCAGTTTTAGAGCAGAGTACATGGCTGAGCTTCGTTAAAAAACATTTTAACGATATGGAAGATATCTACAACGGAATTTTTGTATTAGGTGAATTCACCAATAAAATAAGGGATAGAATCACTTCCTACGGTGAATTTCTTTCATCAAATATTATTGCAGCCAGACTCCAGTGTGAAGGATTAGACTGTGTCTGGATGAATGCCGCTGACCACATCAAAACGGACGACAGCTTTACCAATGCAAAAGTTGATTTCGATGCAACTGAAGTAAATTTAAAAAACTATGTAACGAATCATCAAAATCAGATTATTATTGCTCCAGGCTTTGTTGCAAAAGATCAGAATGGCAATGCCACAACATTAGGAAGAGGAGGTTCAGATTATACTGCAGCTATCATTGCAGCAGCAGTTTCGGCTGAGGAACTTCAGATCTGGACGGATGTAAGCGGGATGATGACTGCAGATCCAAGATTGGTCTCCAATGCCAAACCCATCCCCGAAATCTCTTATCATGAAGCCATGGAACTTTCTCATTTTGGAGCTAAAGTACTTTATCCACCGTCCATACAGCCTGTGATGGTAAAAAATATTGCCCTTAAAATCAAAAATACTTTTGATCCCGATGCACCCGGAACTTTGATTTCTCACAGCCTGAACCAGCCAGCAAATGAAGAACGACAGATTGCCGCAGGAGTTTCCAATATGAGTCATATTGCACTTCTTACCCTGGAAGGAAGCGGAATGGTGGGCATTCCCGGAATTTCTGCAAAACTTTTTCAATGCTTAAGCTTTGAAAAAATAAATGTTATTCTGATTACCCAGGGCTCATCAGAGCATTCCATCACTATAGCTGTTAATGAAAAAGATATGTATGAAGCCGAAAACATAGTCAACTCAACTTTTGAAGATGATATAAGACTGTATAAAATGGCTCCTGTAAAAATAGAAACCGGACTTTCCATTGTTGCACTGGTAGGAGAAAATATGAAGAACAGAAGCGGCATTTGTGCCAAAATGTTTGGATGCCTTGGTAATAACGGAATTAATATAAGAGCTATTGCACAGGGTTCCTCAGAAAGAAATATCAGCATCGTTGTTTCAGAAAAAGACATCAGAAAAGCAGTCAATGTTCTTCACGAAGAATTCTTTGAATCAGAAATAAAACAGGTGCATCTTTATCTCTGCGGAACAGGTAATGTAGGCTCAAAACTGATTCAGCAGATCTACGAACAAAATGCGTATCTGCAGGAAAATCACCTGATCAATTTGAGGATTGCCGGAATTTCCAACAGCCGAAAAATGTTGTTTGCGGACAAAGGAATTCCTGAAAATGAATTCAGCAGCTGGAGCGAAAATGCCACCGAGGCCACTATTCAAGGATTTGCTGGGGAAATTATTTCACGAAATCTACGAAACTCCGTATTTATAGATGTTACAGCCAGTTCACAAGTTCCGGAAGTATATGAAAGTCTGTTAAAAAGAAGTATTAATATCGTAGCCTGCAACAAAATTGCCGCTTCATCGGATTTTGAAAAATACAAAAATCTAAAATATACAGCACGGAACCACAACTGCCATTTCCACTTTGAAACCAACGTAGGCGCAGGACTTCCGGTTATTGGGACGATTAATGATTTAATGAAAAGCGGAGACAAGATCACTTCTATTCAAGCGGTATTAAGCGGTACTCTAAATTTTGTTTTTAATCATTATGACGGAAGCAAAACCTTTTCGGAAGTGGTTGCACAGGCACAAAAAGAAGGCTATACAGAACCGGATCCACGATTAGATCTTACCGGAACTGATGTAGCCCGCAAGATTTTAATTTTAGCAAGGGAAGCCGGATATCCCTTACAGTTTGAAAGTATTGAAAATGAAAGTTTCCTGCCTGAGGAATGTCTTCAGGGAAGCGTGGAAGACTTTTATGCGAAGCTTACGGAATATGAAGATCATTTTAAAAGCCTGCTGAATAATGCAAAAAAAGACGGTAAGATCTTGAAATATACCGCAGAATTTAGAGACGGAAAAGCCAAAGTAGGCCTCCAGCATGCTGCCCCGGATAGTGATCTGTTTCATCTTTATGGTAAAGACAATATCGTTATCTTCAAAACTTTAAGATATTCTGAGCAGCCTCTCGTAGTGAAAGGTGCAGGTGCGGGTGCTGAAGTAACTGCCAGTGGAGTTTTTGCCGACATTATACGATCCGTTTAA
- a CDS encoding DUF4403 family protein, with protein sequence MKFIKLLFILSFAFAFGQTAVDNQAAVYNFPKIKSSITMPVTIPLSEISNMINASVKDLIFQDDSYTDNNNDQFKVKVWKTRPIRLVGGTNQNILIEVPLKIWAEKGIGTLGVYSYQNTTFETVMSFNTTLSFNNNWTISTNTQPNGFRWVTKPVLDYGKIQIPITSLVEKSLREQQGKFAKTIDQQMTAQLNFQQYAVMAWNVFSQPFNISEEYNTWLKISPVNVNITPLKFYGNEITTNIGMDIYSETYTGSKPGASPNIKSVSNFNVVPVLADKFLLQTTANVPFSEATNIARNMFMNKEYDVRGSKVKIKDVRVYGAEGRVIVEAETEGYVTGKALISGIPVYDEMKKKIVLSNTKFNLRTANILQKTATLLFKGKIVKMIEDEYGIPTQDLELASKKSIEDAFNKEYYKGLKMNGRVFNLKPSKILLNNSGITAVIDTNATLKLILNGI encoded by the coding sequence TTGAAATTCATCAAATTATTATTTATATTAAGTTTTGCATTTGCTTTCGGGCAGACAGCAGTCGATAATCAAGCTGCAGTATATAATTTTCCAAAGATCAAATCCAGTATTACCATGCCGGTAACGATTCCACTTTCGGAGATCAGTAATATGATCAATGCTTCGGTAAAGGATCTGATATTCCAGGACGATTCTTATACTGATAATAATAATGACCAGTTTAAGGTAAAAGTATGGAAAACCCGTCCTATCCGTTTGGTAGGTGGTACCAATCAAAATATTCTTATTGAGGTTCCTTTAAAGATATGGGCTGAAAAAGGAATCGGTACATTGGGGGTCTATTCTTATCAGAACACGACTTTTGAAACTGTGATGTCTTTTAATACAACGTTGAGTTTCAATAATAACTGGACTATTTCAACCAATACTCAACCTAATGGCTTCAGATGGGTAACAAAGCCGGTTCTGGACTACGGGAAAATACAGATTCCCATCACGTCACTTGTAGAAAAAAGCCTGAGAGAACAGCAGGGAAAATTCGCCAAAACAATTGACCAGCAGATGACTGCCCAACTGAACTTCCAGCAGTATGCAGTGATGGCGTGGAATGTTTTTTCACAGCCTTTTAATATTTCGGAGGAATATAATACCTGGCTGAAAATAAGTCCGGTAAACGTGAATATCACTCCATTGAAATTCTATGGAAATGAGATCACTACGAATATCGGAATGGATATTTATTCGGAAACTTATACGGGAAGTAAGCCTGGAGCTTCACCAAATATAAAATCAGTGAGCAATTTTAATGTTGTCCCGGTTCTGGCAGACAAATTTCTTCTTCAGACGACTGCAAATGTTCCTTTTTCTGAAGCGACGAATATTGCAAGAAATATGTTCATGAACAAGGAATATGACGTAAGAGGTTCCAAGGTAAAGATCAAAGATGTCAGGGTTTACGGTGCTGAAGGAAGGGTAATTGTTGAAGCTGAAACAGAAGGTTATGTCACTGGCAAGGCCCTTATATCAGGAATTCCGGTTTATGACGAAATGAAAAAGAAAATAGTCCTTTCCAATACAAAATTCAATCTCAGAACGGCTAATATTCTGCAAAAGACAGCTACCCTTCTTTTTAAGGGAAAGATCGTAAAGATGATTGAAGATGAGTACGGAATACCCACTCAGGATCTGGAGCTGGCCTCTAAAAAGAGCATTGAAGACGCATTTAATAAAGAATATTATAAAGGTCTTAAAATGAACGGAAGAGTTTTCAATCTGAAACCCAGCAAGATCCTTCTCAATAATTCAGGAATCACGGCAGTCATTGACACCAATGCCACTTTAAAACTAATACTCAACGGAATTTAA